The Streptomyces vinaceus genome contains the following window.
TGCCCTTCTCCAGGGTGAAGGAGAGTCCGTCGACGGACTTGACCAGGCCGTCCTCGGTCGGGAAGTGCACCTTGAGGTCGCGGACCTCCAGGAAGGCGGTGGAGGGGGCGGAACCGGTGACGGGCACGTTCGGCGGCGCCTGCGCTCCCGTCGTACCGCTCTTGGTCAGGTCGCTCATGACAGCCTCACTCGGGGGTCGATCACCGCGTACAGGAGGTCGACGACGAGGTTCGCGACGACGACGAAGAAGGCGGAGATCAAGGTGATGCCCAGGATGACCGGCAGGTCGTGGTCACTGATCGCGCGGACGGCGCTGTAGCCGAGACCGTGCAGCGAGAACGTGTACTCGGTCAGGACCGCGCCGCCCATGAGGGCTCCGAGGTCGAGGCCCAGGACGGTCAGGATCGGCGTCATCGTCGAGCGCATGGCGTGCTTGGCGATGACGACGGGTTCCGCCAGACCCTTGGCGCGCGCGGTGCGGATGTAGTCCTCGTTGAGGACTTCGAGCATCGTCGCGCGGGTGAGCCGGGCGTACATCGCCGCGTACAGGAAGGCGAGCGAGACCCACGGCAGGACCATCCCGTTGAACCACTTGCCCGGGTCGTCGGCGAACGCCACCTCCGGGCGTCCGAACCAGCCGAGCTGGTCGGAGAAGAGGGCGATGGCGAGCATGCCCGTGAAGTAGATGGGGAGGGAGACGCCGGCGAGGGCGACGCCCATCGCCGAGCGGTCCAGGAGCGTGCCCCGCTTGAGGGCGGAGATGACGCCGGTGGCGACACCGCCGACGACCCAGAGCACGACGGCGCCGGCGGCGAGCGAGAGGGTGACCGGCAGCCAGTCGAGCAGCAGCGGCCAGACCTCCTGCTCGGTCTTGAAGGAGTAGCCGAAGCAGGGCGCGGCGCATTGCGTGACGTCGGAGCCGTTGGCGTAGGTGCGACCCGCCACCAGCCCGACGATGAACTTGCCGAACTGGACGAGGATCGGGTCGTCGAGACCCATCTTCTGCCGGATGCCCTCGATGGCAGCGGGGTCGGACTGCTTGCCGACGAAGTACAGCGCCGGATCCGTCCCGATCATCTTCGGGAAGAGGAAGAAGATTCCGAAGGTCACCAAGCAGATGACCAACAGCATGACGATGACGGCGAAGAACCGCCGGATGAGATATGCAAGCACTGCGCTCGGCCTGACCGAGACCCGGGGGCGCCCTCTTCTGGAGGGCGCCCCCACGCCGCGACCGCGGCCATCACCTGCCCTTCGTGCCTAGCGGGTGTGGCACTGGAACACTGGAACTGGACTGACGGACGGTTACTTCGAGACGCCGAGGGAGGCGTAGTCGTAGCGGCCGTTGTAGGCGTCGGAGGTGTAGGCGTTGGTCAGCCGGGTGCTGCGCCAGGTGATCGTCTTGTCGTAGACGAAGGGCAGGTAGACCGCGGCCTCGGAGACCTTCTGGTTCATCTGCTTGTAGATGTCGCCCGCCTTGACCGGGTCCGTCTCCGCGATCGCCTTGTCGAACAGGCCGTTGATGACCGGGTCGTTCAGCTCGGAGAAGTTGTTGTTGCCGCTCTGGAGGATGAAGCGACCGTCGACCAGCGGCTGGGCGAAGCCCTGCCCGGTCGGGAAGTCGGCGCCCCAGCCCATGATGATGATGCCGTAGCCCTTCTCCTTGACGACCTTCGGCGAACCGATGATGCCGGAGGTCTGGGCGCCGTCGAACTGCTCGACCTGGGCGTCGATGCCGACCTGCTTCAGGGCGTTCTGGAGCGAGACCGCCGTGGCGACCTCGACCGGCTTGTTGTTGCGGACGGCGATGGTGGTCTTGAAACCGCCCTCCTTGCCGCACGCCTTGAGAGCGGCCTTGGCCTTCTCGACGTCGGGCTTGCCGTCGTTGGTCAGGACGCCGTACGGGTCGTACTTGGCGTCGGAGCCCTTGATGCCGAGCGGGAGCATGTTGGGGGCGATGTCGCCACCGGCCTGCGGGCCGCCGCGGGCGGTCTGCAGGGACTTGTGGTCGGCCGCGTAGATGACGGCCTTGCGGCACTCGATGTTGTCGAACGGCGCGACGGTCTGCGGGAAGACGGCGTACCGGATGAAGCCGGTCTGGCCGTTGTCCAGGTTGTTCTTGTGGTCCTTCAGCGCGGTGGCGCGGGCCGCCTGGCCGATGCCGGTCGCGTTGATGTCGAGGTCGAACTCGCCGTTCATC
Protein-coding sequences here:
- a CDS encoding ABC transporter substrate-binding protein, which produces MTTHRTSKRRLAAGTAVVLAVMLTATACGGDNKKDDKTAASGGGFNAGIGKIANASDKKGGELKFVGTQEADSWDPQRGYYGFMWDFARYYTRQLVSYKAAPGEQSTDLEPDLATAKAEISDGGKTYKYTLKDNVTWEDGSPVTAQDVKYGIERTWAQDVISGGPVYLMQVLDPKTEYPGPYKDTAPDKLGLKAIETPDAKTIIFKLPAPNGDFEQMLAMPAASPVKQDKDTAAKYGLKPFSNGPYKIDSYEPNKSMKLSRNTNWKPESDTIRKALPDSISVTFMANSDDMDKRLMNGEFDLDINATGIGQAARATALKDHKNNLDNGQTGFIRYAVFPQTVAPFDNIECRKAVIYAADHKSLQTARGGPQAGGDIAPNMLPLGIKGSDAKYDPYGVLTNDGKPDVEKAKAALKACGKEGGFKTTIAVRNNKPVEVATAVSLQNALKQVGIDAQVEQFDGAQTSGIIGSPKVVKEKGYGIIIMGWGADFPTGQGFAQPLVDGRFILQSGNNNFSELNDPVINGLFDKAIAETDPVKAGDIYKQMNQKVSEAAVYLPFVYDKTITWRSTRLTNAYTSDAYNGRYDYASLGVSK
- a CDS encoding ABC transporter permease, translated to MLAYLIRRFFAVIVMLLVICLVTFGIFFLFPKMIGTDPALYFVGKQSDPAAIEGIRQKMGLDDPILVQFGKFIVGLVAGRTYANGSDVTQCAAPCFGYSFKTEQEVWPLLLDWLPVTLSLAAGAVVLWVVGGVATGVISALKRGTLLDRSAMGVALAGVSLPIYFTGMLAIALFSDQLGWFGRPEVAFADDPGKWFNGMVLPWVSLAFLYAAMYARLTRATMLEVLNEDYIRTARAKGLAEPVVIAKHAMRSTMTPILTVLGLDLGALMGGAVLTEYTFSLHGLGYSAVRAISDHDLPVILGITLISAFFVVVANLVVDLLYAVIDPRVRLS